From the Vulpes lagopus strain Blue_001 chromosome 15, ASM1834538v1, whole genome shotgun sequence genome, one window contains:
- the LOC121476004 gene encoding translation initiation factor IF-2-like, with product MRAAEAPLPTPRLGMGAPGPRRHPSPLPPRDGGGRGPAAPPPLTSQDPRVGGYEGLHAEPLQLTAPRPWPMPRPPGPGLRAELGGRGTADAARGAGLGARRSPSSSRERAVGGGHCARAPGARRFITSQRAARRGLGGAGRSTPAPRPRGPGARAPGLLPARSAAAPRRPRGSWAPTPSTCGRTSASAVLCCQMPFATGPEKINLFMPG from the exons ATGAGGGCGGCCGAGGCCCCGCTGCCCACCCCTCGCCTCGGGATGGGGGCGCCGGGGCCCCGCAgacacccctccccactgcccccccggGATGGGGGCGGCCGAggccccgctgccccccccccgctcacctcGCAGGACCCCCGAGTAGGCGGCTATGAGGGTCTTCATGCTGAGCCGCTGCAGCTCACGGCCCCGCGCCCCTGGCCCATGCCCCGGCCGCCGGGGCCAGGGCTTCGCGCCGAGCTCGGGGGTCGGGGGACGGCGGAcgcggcgcggggagcggggctcGGCGCCCGTCGCAGCCCGAGCAGCAGCCGAGAGCGGGCCGTCGGCGGCGGCCACTGCGCTCGGGCGCCGGGAGCGCGGCGCTTTATCACCTCACAGCGGGCGGCCCGACGCGGGCTGGGCGGGGCCGGCCGTTCCACCCCCGCCCCTCGTCCtcggggccccggggcgcgggcTCCGGGGCTGCTCCCCGCGCGCTCGGCCGctgccccccggcgcccccgcggcTCCTGGGCCCCGACGCCCAGCACGTGCGGCCGGACGAGCGCCTCCGCCG TATTGTGTTGCCAGATGCCATTTGCCACTGGACCAGAGAAGATCAATTTGTTTATGCCAGgctga